One part of the Haliotis asinina isolate JCU_RB_2024 chromosome 2, JCU_Hal_asi_v2, whole genome shotgun sequence genome encodes these proteins:
- the LOC137273878 gene encoding uncharacterized protein isoform X1 codes for MASLLQRVSLLRPACQDLTFVRRMSKKKKIPKWADPKDMSWAEPLFERQRKLATEGEKKREVSMLHLVQRVKPLKGRPYWERDTIKTLKLNGKIGCSYIHKNTPSVNRMLESVNHLIKITPISFPHGIPESPDDLENCWLKDNGELVIRKTVYPVDTVHCKKTDRDVWTMDLETFEKEHQKKIDNRSVHKEYFPPQYRYKYNQDGKERRYKDSSNIGSDREWY; via the exons ATGGCGTCTCTCTTGCAG AGGGTGTCACTTCTTCGCCCAGCATGTCAAGACTTGACCTTTGTAAGAAGGATGTCCAAAAAGAAGAAAATTCCAAAATGGGCAGACCCTAAAGACATGTCATGGGCAGAACCTTTGTTTGAAAGGCAGAGAAAGCTGGCGACAGAGGGAGAAAAGAAGAGAGAGGTGTCCATGTTACATCTGGTCCAGAGAGTGAAACCTTTAAAAGGTCGGCCATACTGGGAACGAGACACCATCAAAACACTCAAGTTAAATGGAAAG ATCGGGTGTTCGTACATTCACAAGAACACCCCGTCTGTGAACAGGATGCTGGAGAGTGTGAACCACCTCATCAAGATCACCCCAATATCATTCCCACATGGGATTCCAGAATCACCTGATGACTTGGAGAACTGCTGGCTGAAAGACAACGGAGAGTTAGTGATTAGGAAAACAGTTTACCCTGTTGACACAGTACATTGTAAGAAGACAGATAGAGATGTATGGACCATGGACTTAGAGACATTTGAGAAAGAACATCAGAAGAAAATAGATAATCGAAGTGTCCACAAGGAATATTTTCCTCCCCAGTATCGGTACAAGTATAACCAGGACGGCAAGGAAAGGAGATACAAAGACAGTTCTAACATTGGCTCCGACAGGGAATGGTACTGA
- the LOC137273878 gene encoding uncharacterized protein isoform X2 translates to MSKKKKIPKWADPKDMSWAEPLFERQRKLATEGEKKREVSMLHLVQRVKPLKGRPYWERDTIKTLKLNGKIGCSYIHKNTPSVNRMLESVNHLIKITPISFPHGIPESPDDLENCWLKDNGELVIRKTVYPVDTVHCKKTDRDVWTMDLETFEKEHQKKIDNRSVHKEYFPPQYRYKYNQDGKERRYKDSSNIGSDREWY, encoded by the exons ATGTCCAAAAAGAAGAAAATTCCAAAATGGGCAGACCCTAAAGACATGTCATGGGCAGAACCTTTGTTTGAAAGGCAGAGAAAGCTGGCGACAGAGGGAGAAAAGAAGAGAGAGGTGTCCATGTTACATCTGGTCCAGAGAGTGAAACCTTTAAAAGGTCGGCCATACTGGGAACGAGACACCATCAAAACACTCAAGTTAAATGGAAAG ATCGGGTGTTCGTACATTCACAAGAACACCCCGTCTGTGAACAGGATGCTGGAGAGTGTGAACCACCTCATCAAGATCACCCCAATATCATTCCCACATGGGATTCCAGAATCACCTGATGACTTGGAGAACTGCTGGCTGAAAGACAACGGAGAGTTAGTGATTAGGAAAACAGTTTACCCTGTTGACACAGTACATTGTAAGAAGACAGATAGAGATGTATGGACCATGGACTTAGAGACATTTGAGAAAGAACATCAGAAGAAAATAGATAATCGAAGTGTCCACAAGGAATATTTTCCTCCCCAGTATCGGTACAAGTATAACCAGGACGGCAAGGAAAGGAGATACAAAGACAGTTCTAACATTGGCTCCGACAGGGAATGGTACTGA